In Methanophagales archaeon, a single window of DNA contains:
- a CDS encoding dual specificity protein phosphatase family protein has translation MVFCNVGIGRSLSVVIGYLCCIMGYSFGDAVEFVARRKSDISILPGG, from the coding sequence ATGGTCTTCTGTAATGTGGGCATTGGGCGTTCTCTTTCCGTTGTAATAGGTTATCTTTGTTGCATCATGGGGTATAGTTTTGGCGATGCCGTGGAGTTTGTAGCCAGAAGAAAGTCTGACATCTCGATTCTTCCCGGGGGCTGA